From a single Nitrospinota bacterium genomic region:
- a CDS encoding glycogen debranching enzyme family protein, translating into MKPLVTVDHTALREFSRAITLEWLETDGMGGYASSTVLGINTRRYHGLLIAAATPPVDRLLLLAKIEETVSLGGTPFLLSANCYPDTIYPHGHTHLDLFRLAPWPIFTYRMGEAFLDKHCFMVHGEPTTVVAYHLRQAEEPADIHLRLMVGFRGHHELRGEETSMETTIRQEDDIVVVEPPSGLHPLYVAHTGSRVDTSAFWYHQLTYPWETERGLADEEDLYSPLALIGRIEPGGWLTVVASAQRPGSVDREALMEAERERRSSLVRPGASQAVETLSHATSRFIVRRGAEGTNVIAGYPWFTDWGRDAMISLPGLALAAGRPTLARSILETYAGLLADGLLPNYFPEDGGPPSYDSVDAALWFIVAAHRYMEATGDEVFLKDRLGEASRAILSAYEAGTTSAIRMDVDGLLTAGGPGSHLTWMDGKVGEVVITPRHGKPVEVNALWYNALSIGATFAERLGWSSDAESWAALAGRVRERFDEAFWYDDGGHCYDLVRGDERDVSIRPNQIFALSLPYPMLDEARRAGVLAVVTAHLLTPMGLRTLSPYDPRYKGRHGKTLWEQDAAYHQGTVWAYLMGPYIDAYLAVHGEGPNVRDHARRLLEPLLDHLQEACLGTVSELFDGDPPHAPQGCTAQAWSVAELLRVLTRLEG; encoded by the coding sequence GTGAAGCCCCTTGTTACTGTTGACCATACCGCCCTACGGGAGTTCTCCAGGGCCATCACCCTCGAGTGGCTCGAGACCGACGGGATGGGCGGCTACGCCTCCTCCACGGTCCTCGGCATCAACACCCGCCGCTACCATGGCCTGCTCATCGCCGCGGCGACACCCCCGGTGGACCGCCTCCTCCTGCTCGCCAAGATCGAGGAGACCGTCAGCTTAGGCGGCACCCCATTCCTGCTGTCGGCCAACTGCTACCCCGACACCATCTACCCCCACGGCCACACCCACCTCGACCTCTTCCGCCTCGCCCCCTGGCCCATCTTCACCTACCGGATGGGCGAGGCTTTCCTTGACAAGCACTGCTTCATGGTCCACGGGGAGCCCACCACCGTAGTCGCCTACCACCTTCGCCAGGCCGAGGAGCCGGCCGACATTCACCTCAGGCTCATGGTCGGCTTCCGAGGCCACCACGAGCTCAGGGGGGAAGAGACCTCCATGGAGACTACGATTCGCCAAGAGGACGACATCGTCGTCGTGGAGCCGCCCTCCGGCCTGCATCCACTTTACGTGGCCCACACAGGAAGCAGGGTCGATACGTCCGCCTTCTGGTACCATCAGCTTACCTATCCGTGGGAGACGGAGCGGGGGCTGGCCGACGAAGAGGACCTCTACAGCCCCCTCGCCCTCATCGGGCGCATCGAGCCGGGAGGCTGGTTGACCGTCGTGGCCTCCGCCCAGCGCCCAGGCTCCGTCGATCGTGAAGCCCTGATGGAGGCCGAGCGCGAACGCCGCTCGAGCCTGGTGCGGCCCGGCGCATCGCAGGCCGTTGAGACCCTCTCTCATGCAACAAGCCGTTTCATCGTCCGGCGGGGCGCAGAGGGAACGAACGTTATCGCCGGCTACCCTTGGTTCACAGACTGGGGCAGGGATGCGATGATCAGCCTCCCCGGGCTCGCCCTGGCCGCGGGCCGGCCCACCCTCGCACGCTCCATTCTCGAGACGTATGCCGGGCTGCTGGCTGACGGCCTGCTGCCCAATTACTTTCCAGAAGACGGCGGCCCTCCCAGCTACGACAGCGTCGATGCCGCCCTCTGGTTCATCGTGGCCGCCCACCGATACATGGAGGCCACCGGCGATGAGGTATTCCTCAAGGACCGGCTGGGCGAGGCATCTCGGGCCATCCTTTCGGCTTATGAAGCGGGGACCACCTCGGCCATCCGGATGGATGTCGATGGTCTTTTGACGGCCGGCGGGCCGGGGAGCCACCTCACCTGGATGGACGGCAAGGTGGGCGAAGTCGTCATCACCCCGCGCCACGGCAAGCCCGTCGAAGTCAACGCCCTCTGGTACAATGCGCTCAGCATCGGGGCCACCTTCGCCGAGCGGCTGGGTTGGTCAAGCGATGCCGAGAGTTGGGCGGCCCTTGCCGGGCGGGTCCGGGAACGCTTCGATGAGGCCTTCTGGTACGACGATGGGGGACACTGCTACGACCTGGTTCGGGGTGATGAGCGAGACGTCTCCATTCGGCCAAACCAGATTTTCGCCCTAAGCCTCCCTTACCCCATGCTGGACGAGGCCCGGAGGGCCGGCGTCCTTGCGGTGGTGACGGCCCACCTGCTTACCCCCATGGGGCTCCGCACGCTCTCTCCCTACGACCCCCGCTACAAGGGGCGCCACGGCAAAACCCTCTGGGAGCAAGACGCGGCCTACCATCAGGGAACCGTCTGGGCCTACCTGATGGGCCCGTACATCGACGCCTATCTTGCGGTACACGGCGAGGGCCCAAACGTCCGCGATCACGCCCGCCGACTCCTCGAACCCCTGCTGGATCACCTCCAAGAGGCGTGCCTGGGCACAGTGTCGGAGCTCTTCGACGGCGATCCCCCTCACGCGCCCCAGGGCTGCACCGCGCAGGCTTGGAGCGTCGCCGAGCTCCTCCGTGTCTTGACGCGTCTGGAAGGCTGA
- a CDS encoding YjbQ family protein, whose product MRVLTSEFTKETKGFNDTHDITDRVAEAVRESGLSGGVAVVFVPGSTAGLTSIEYEPGAVADLAEAVGRAAPTDIPYAHDAAWGDGNGFSHVRAALIGPSLTVPFANGALILGTWQQIVLIDFDNRARTRRVIIQIMGQ is encoded by the coding sequence ATGCGCGTACTAACGAGTGAGTTTACCAAGGAGACCAAAGGTTTCAACGATACCCACGACATCACCGACCGGGTGGCCGAGGCCGTCAGGGAGAGCGGGTTGAGCGGTGGCGTGGCGGTGGTCTTCGTGCCGGGAAGTACGGCGGGGCTCACCTCCATCGAGTACGAGCCCGGCGCCGTCGCCGACTTGGCGGAGGCCGTCGGCCGGGCCGCGCCGACCGACATCCCCTACGCCCACGACGCCGCCTGGGGCGACGGCAACGGCTTCAGCCACGTGCGGGCGGCCCTCATCGGACCCTCCCTCACGGTGCCCTTCGCAAACGGGGCGCTGATCCTCGGCACCTGGCAGCAGATCGTCCTTATCGACTTCGACAACCGTGCCCGCACCCGCCGCGTTATCATCCAGATAATGGGCCAGTGA
- a CDS encoding dipeptide ABC transporter ATP-binding protein, with translation MDTTNRELLVVENLVKHFPLKGGFMGRVVAKVHAVDGVSFTMSEGETLGLVGESGCGKTTTGRLILRLIEPTSGSVRFDGHSVFDLGKEELRVLRRQMQIIFQDPYSSLNPRMTVGAIVGEPLEIHGLAQGQEKEDRVAALLQKVGMTRDHMRRYPHEFSGGQRQRIGIARALALQPKFIICDEPVSALDVSIRAQVINLLEDLQAELGLAYLLISHDLSVVEHIADRVAVMYLGRIVEIASAEDIYANPQHPYTEALLSAVLIPDPTAKRARVLLPGDVPSPINPPSGCVFHPRCPLKIPECEQTVPELKEISPGHQAACIVRQAEPKAPGETAPAGER, from the coding sequence ATGGATACCACCAACCGCGAGCTCCTCGTCGTCGAGAACCTCGTCAAGCACTTTCCCCTCAAAGGGGGATTCATGGGCCGGGTGGTGGCCAAGGTCCACGCCGTCGACGGGGTGTCATTTACCATGAGCGAAGGAGAGACGCTGGGGCTGGTGGGCGAGAGCGGCTGCGGCAAGACGACCACCGGACGGCTTATTTTGAGGCTCATCGAGCCCACAAGCGGTTCGGTGCGCTTCGACGGCCACAGCGTCTTCGACCTCGGCAAGGAGGAGCTTCGGGTCCTTAGGCGTCAGATGCAGATAATTTTTCAGGACCCCTACAGCTCGCTCAACCCCCGGATGACGGTGGGGGCGATTGTCGGTGAGCCCCTCGAGATTCACGGGCTGGCACAGGGCCAGGAAAAGGAGGATCGGGTGGCGGCCCTGCTACAGAAGGTGGGCATGACAAGGGATCACATGCGCCGCTATCCCCACGAGTTCTCCGGAGGGCAGCGCCAGAGGATCGGGATCGCCAGGGCCCTCGCCCTTCAGCCGAAGTTTATCATCTGCGACGAGCCGGTCAGCGCCCTCGACGTCTCCATCCGCGCCCAGGTCATCAATCTCCTAGAGGACCTCCAGGCTGAGCTAGGCCTTGCCTACCTGCTCATCTCTCATGACTTAAGCGTCGTGGAGCACATCGCCGACAGGGTGGCGGTCATGTACCTGGGCCGCATTGTGGAGATTGCCTCGGCCGAGGACATCTACGCCAACCCCCAGCACCCTTATACCGAGGCGCTTCTCAGCGCCGTGCTCATCCCCGACCCGACCGCCAAACGGGCGCGTGTGCTTCTGCCCGGCGACGTTCCGAGTCCCATCAACCCCCCGTCGGGCTGCGTCTTCCACCCGCGCTGCCCCCTGAAAATTCCGGAGTGCGAGCAGACCGTCCCGGAGCTTAAAGAAATTTCCCCGGGCCACCAGGCAGCCTGCATCGTGCGCCAGGCCGAGCCGAAGGCGCCTGGCGAGACAGCTCCGGCCGGCGAACGGTGA
- a CDS encoding ABC transporter ATP-binding protein, whose product MRPAGEFVTNSTQSTAEPLLVVEDLKTVFVTSQGEGRAVDGVSFQLQAGETLGLVGESGCGKTVTALSLLRLVPDPPGKIVGGAIHFNGVNLLALTEEEMRAVRGNDISMVFQEPMTSLNPVFTIGDQITEAIILHQALSKREARVQAVEMLQCVGIPDPDKRVDEYPHQLSGGMRQRAMIAMALTCRPKLLIADEPTTALDVTIQAQILDLMRTLQADLGMAILLITHDLGVVADIADRVAVMYAGKIIEEAPVERLFAEPKHPYTQGLLHSVPRIDKDATGQRERLQEIPGLIPSIFAIPPGCAFAPRCPHVMERCRKDEPPLEAVGRETLAACWLHQE is encoded by the coding sequence ATTCGGCCGGCAGGTGAATTTGTGACCAATTCCACTCAATCCACGGCAGAACCGCTCCTCGTTGTGGAAGACCTCAAAACGGTCTTCGTCACGAGCCAGGGAGAGGGCAGGGCCGTTGACGGCGTCTCATTCCAGTTGCAGGCTGGAGAGACCCTGGGCCTGGTGGGCGAAAGCGGCTGTGGCAAGACGGTCACGGCGCTGTCGCTCCTTCGCCTTGTCCCCGACCCACCAGGCAAAATAGTCGGCGGGGCCATCCACTTCAACGGCGTCAACCTGCTCGCCCTCACCGAGGAGGAGATGCGGGCCGTCCGGGGCAACGACATCTCCATGGTATTTCAGGAGCCCATGACCAGCCTCAATCCGGTATTCACCATCGGTGACCAAATAACCGAGGCCATCATTCTCCACCAGGCTCTCAGCAAGCGGGAGGCGCGCGTACAGGCGGTCGAGATGTTGCAGTGCGTCGGCATCCCCGACCCGGACAAGAGGGTGGACGAGTACCCCCATCAGCTCTCAGGCGGGATGCGCCAGCGGGCTATGATCGCTATGGCGCTGACATGCCGTCCCAAGCTGCTCATCGCCGATGAGCCGACCACCGCCCTCGACGTGACCATCCAGGCCCAGATTCTCGATCTCATGCGCACCCTGCAGGCCGATCTCGGCATGGCGATCCTCCTGATCACCCACGACCTCGGGGTGGTGGCGGATATCGCAGACCGGGTCGCCGTCATGTACGCCGGGAAGATTATCGAGGAGGCTCCCGTGGAACGCCTCTTCGCCGAGCCCAAACACCCCTACACCCAGGGGCTGCTGCACTCGGTGCCGCGAATTGATAAAGACGCCACGGGCCAGCGCGAGCGGCTCCAGGAGATTCCAGGGCTTATCCCCAGCATCTTCGCCATCCCGCCTGGCTGCGCCTTCGCCCCCCGCTGCCCCCACGTCATGGAACGGTGTCGGAAAGACGAGCCGCCTCTGGAGGCTGTGGGGAGAGAAACCCTGGCCGCTTGCTGGCTCCACCAGGAATAG
- the rbsK gene encoding ribokinase: protein MGRVVVVGSANVDMVIPVPRLPGSGETVLGGPLEQYFGGKGANQAVAARRAGATVALVARFGRDDFGRRYRAFLARTGINLSASTTAVGASTGVALISVDKAGRNQIAVAGGANSTLEEDHIERAVGLLRRADVLLCQLEVPMPAVGAALRAAKAFGVRTILNPAPARPLPRRLLKYADLLTPNESEAASLTGLPTRTVGEVRRAAQALLALGCGAVCVTLGARGALLAEEEGVEQRIQAFKVKAVDTTGCGDAFNGALAAAWATGRPLSDAIRWGVAAGALAATVKGAQPSLPLARAIKRLLAGLR from the coding sequence ATGGGCCGAGTCGTCGTCGTCGGCAGCGCCAACGTCGACATGGTTATCCCTGTGCCCCGCCTGCCGGGGTCAGGTGAGACGGTCCTCGGCGGGCCCCTGGAGCAGTACTTCGGGGGCAAGGGCGCCAACCAGGCGGTTGCCGCCCGGCGGGCCGGGGCCACGGTGGCTCTTGTGGCCCGGTTCGGCCGAGACGACTTCGGCCGACGTTACAGAGCGTTCCTCGCGAGGACGGGCATCAATTTGTCAGCTTCCACCACAGCCGTCGGCGCCTCGACGGGGGTGGCCCTCATATCCGTCGATAAGGCCGGACGAAACCAGATCGCCGTCGCGGGCGGGGCCAATTCCACCTTGGAAGAGGACCACATAGAGCGGGCCGTAGGACTCCTTCGCCGGGCTGACGTTTTGCTCTGTCAGCTGGAGGTTCCCATGCCAGCTGTTGGTGCGGCCCTGCGGGCGGCAAAGGCTTTCGGAGTCAGGACCATTCTCAACCCAGCCCCCGCCCGCCCGCTACCCCGACGGCTCTTGAAGTACGCGGACCTACTGACCCCTAACGAGAGCGAGGCCGCCAGCCTAACCGGCCTACCGACCCGAACCGTTGGCGAGGTGCGCCGGGCGGCCCAGGCTCTCCTGGCCCTCGGCTGCGGGGCTGTCTGCGTGACCCTGGGCGCGCGAGGCGCCCTCTTGGCGGAGGAGGAAGGGGTGGAGCAGCGCATTCAAGCGTTCAAGGTCAAAGCCGTTGACACGACCGGCTGCGGCGACGCCTTTAACGGGGCGCTGGCGGCAGCATGGGCTACGGGCCGCCCCTTGAGTGATGCCATTCGGTGGGGTGTGGCGGCGGGCGCGCTTGCGGCCACGGTCAAGGGCGCACAGCCATCCCTCCCACTGGCTCGCGCCATAAAGCGCCTCCTTGCGGGCCTACGCTAA
- a CDS encoding peptidyl-prolyl cis-trans isomerase, with protein MRPIALACALVLVLVGQAFAQKEAPASEPSQIVLAKVNGTNITMSDFLDLVAGLPPQQQHLAFRNRERVLDSLVNKELFFQEAMSGGLDTDPDVVSLMAKFKKEVVTQAFLGKVVERAKPVTEADTERYYLENKDRFKTPEKITASHIVLKTEEEAKAVQAALREGKDFVDLAKERSNGPRAAQGGSLGSITRGEMPLEFDQVAFNLSVGSISEVVKTPFGFHIIKVTDHIPPIQMEFSEVSERIHQRLQAERQQEAVRAFLEEATTNATIETYPDRLAGSEP; from the coding sequence ATGCGCCCAATAGCACTCGCTTGCGCCCTTGTCCTCGTGTTGGTCGGCCAGGCCTTCGCCCAAAAAGAAGCCCCCGCCTCGGAGCCATCTCAAATTGTCCTGGCCAAGGTTAATGGGACGAACATCACTATGAGCGACTTCCTCGATTTAGTGGCCGGCTTGCCGCCCCAACAGCAGCACCTGGCCTTCAGAAACCGCGAGAGGGTTCTCGATAGTCTGGTCAATAAGGAGCTCTTTTTCCAAGAGGCGATGAGCGGCGGCCTCGACACCGACCCCGACGTGGTCTCTCTGATGGCAAAATTTAAGAAAGAGGTGGTCACGCAGGCCTTCCTGGGCAAAGTTGTCGAGAGGGCCAAGCCCGTAACCGAGGCCGACACCGAGCGATATTACCTAGAGAACAAAGACCGTTTCAAGACGCCGGAGAAAATCACCGCGAGCCACATAGTCCTCAAGACCGAGGAGGAGGCTAAGGCCGTCCAGGCGGCCCTCCGGGAAGGAAAGGACTTTGTGGACCTGGCCAAGGAGCGCTCTAACGGCCCCCGCGCAGCTCAGGGGGGCTCCCTTGGCAGCATCACTCGGGGCGAGATGCCTCTCGAATTCGACCAGGTCGCATTCAATTTGTCGGTGGGCTCCATCAGCGAAGTCGTCAAGACCCCGTTTGGGTTCCACATCATCAAGGTCACCGACCACATCCCACCCATCCAGATGGAATTCAGCGAGGTTTCGGAGCGGATTCATCAGCGCCTCCAGGCCGAGCGCCAGCAGGAAGCTGTTCGAGCCTTCCTCGAAGAGGCCACGACAAATGCCACCATCGAGACGTACCCGGACCGTCTCGCTGGGAGCGAGCCCTAA
- a CDS encoding HAD-IA family hydrolase: MISADALCFDLDGTLIDSADDLVQATIHSLHGLGIDPPPPEVIIGYVGGGARALLQGSMGEAATPERLEAGLATFIDYYGAHLLDHTLPYPGVEEVLRHFFATKPMGVVTNKPEAFSRSILEGLGLAGYFREILGYDSVERKKPHPEGILQALHGWGVEPTRAVMVGDSDHDILAGKAAGTVTVAVAYGFKSSEELLSAGPDYLIHDIRELIELVAP; encoded by the coding sequence GTGATTTCCGCAGACGCTCTTTGCTTCGACCTCGACGGCACCCTCATTGACTCAGCCGACGACCTTGTGCAGGCCACGATTCACAGCCTCCACGGCCTCGGGATCGACCCGCCCCCTCCAGAGGTGATAATTGGCTACGTCGGAGGCGGAGCCCGTGCGCTCTTGCAAGGCTCTATGGGCGAGGCTGCCACACCGGAGAGGCTGGAGGCGGGGCTGGCCACGTTTATTGACTACTATGGAGCACACTTGCTAGACCACACCCTACCTTACCCCGGCGTGGAGGAGGTGCTGAGACATTTCTTCGCCACGAAACCCATGGGAGTGGTCACCAACAAGCCGGAGGCCTTCAGCCGAAGCATCCTCGAGGGTCTGGGGCTCGCAGGCTACTTCCGGGAGATTCTCGGCTACGACAGCGTGGAGAGGAAGAAGCCCCACCCCGAGGGAATATTACAGGCGCTCCATGGCTGGGGCGTGGAGCCCACTCGGGCCGTTATGGTGGGCGACAGCGACCACGACATCCTGGCGGGCAAGGCCGCCGGGACGGTGACGGTGGCGGTCGCCTACGGCTTCAAGTCCTCGGAGGAGCTACTCTCCGCCGGGCCCGACTATCTCATCCATGATATCCGGGAGCTTATTGAACTCGTCGCACCCTGA